A region of Streptomyces deccanensis DNA encodes the following proteins:
- a CDS encoding glycosyl hydrolase — protein MTAMARPLFRDPVHDGATDPTLVFNRHAGEWWMFYTSRRADAPPMNDVSWVHGSDIGIASSADGGATWLYRGIAEGLDIEPGRHTYWAPEIVDDGTEYHMYVSVIRGVPTQWAGHARVIRHYTSHDLFTWTYRSTLSLSSERVIDACVLRLPTGGYRMWYKDEADHAHTYAADSDDLARWTVRGPAVECSEHEGPNVFELGGSYWMLVDEWHGLRVLHSRDLETWEPRGLVLDLPGQGPDDGGYGYHADVVTSELGAYVFYFTHPGRCADGDGDDRRSSIQVSRLRVSGDTLVCDRDEALQAPVLPLEGPVR, from the coding sequence ATGACAGCCATGGCCCGCCCCCTGTTCCGCGACCCCGTTCACGACGGCGCGACCGACCCCACGCTCGTGTTCAACCGGCACGCCGGCGAGTGGTGGATGTTCTACACGAGCCGGCGCGCCGACGCGCCGCCGATGAACGACGTGAGCTGGGTCCACGGGTCCGACATCGGGATCGCGTCCTCCGCGGACGGCGGCGCCACCTGGCTGTACCGGGGCATCGCCGAAGGGCTGGACATCGAGCCCGGGCGCCACACCTACTGGGCGCCCGAGATCGTGGACGACGGCACCGAGTACCACATGTACGTCAGTGTGATCCGCGGTGTTCCCACCCAGTGGGCGGGCCACGCACGCGTGATCCGTCACTACACGAGCCACGACCTCTTCACCTGGACCTACCGGTCCACCTTGTCGCTCTCCTCCGAGAGGGTGATCGACGCCTGCGTCCTGCGGCTCCCCACCGGCGGCTACCGCATGTGGTACAAGGACGAGGCCGATCACGCGCACACCTACGCGGCGGACAGCGACGACCTGGCGCGGTGGACCGTCCGGGGTCCCGCCGTCGAGTGCTCGGAGCATGAAGGCCCGAACGTCTTCGAACTCGGCGGCAGTTACTGGATGCTCGTCGACGAATGGCACGGCCTGCGCGTTCTTCACTCACGGGACCTGGAGACCTGGGAACCGCGGGGACTCGTCCTCGACCTTCCCGGACAGGGCCCGGACGACGGGGGATACGGCTACCACGCCGATGTCGTCACCAGTGAACTCGGCGCCTACGTCTTCTACTTCACGCACCCGGGGCGCTGCGCGGACGGCGACGGCGACGACCGCCGAAGCTCGATCCAGGTCTCCCGCCTGCGGGTGAGCGGAGACACCCTCGTGTGCGACCGCGACGAAGCCCTTCAGGCACCCGTCCTTCCGCTCGAAGGGCCGGTCCGATGA
- a CDS encoding bifunctional 4-hydroxy-2-oxoglutarate aldolase/2-dehydro-3-deoxy-phosphogluconate aldolase — protein sequence MTERPALTPQLGRTRVMAILRSADASALPAVARALASGGITCLEVTLTTAGALDAVAAVRAELGPDVAVGAGTVITCAQARDALAAGAEFLVAPVVDTEVVRYAADRGVACYPGAWTPTEVAQAWGAGAAAVKLFPAGTGGPAHLRQLRAPLPDIPLVAVGGVGVDEARDYLDAGARAVGIGSPLLRGADQDPTEQALEALTTRARTLLDAVRAGEVGA from the coding sequence ATGACGGAGCGTCCCGCCCTCACCCCGCAGCTCGGCCGGACACGGGTCATGGCCATACTCAGGTCGGCCGACGCCTCCGCCTTGCCCGCCGTGGCCCGGGCCCTCGCGTCCGGTGGCATCACCTGCCTGGAGGTCACCCTCACCACCGCCGGAGCGCTCGACGCAGTGGCCGCCGTCCGGGCGGAACTCGGCCCCGACGTGGCGGTGGGCGCCGGCACCGTGATCACCTGCGCCCAGGCCAGGGACGCCCTGGCGGCGGGAGCGGAGTTCCTGGTCGCCCCGGTCGTGGACACCGAAGTCGTCCGGTACGCGGCGGACCGGGGTGTCGCGTGCTACCCGGGGGCCTGGACACCGACCGAGGTGGCACAGGCGTGGGGGGCCGGCGCCGCCGCCGTGAAGCTGTTCCCGGCGGGCACGGGTGGCCCCGCCCATCTGCGCCAACTGCGCGCCCCGCTGCCCGACATCCCCCTCGTCGCCGTCGGCGGCGTCGGCGTCGACGAGGCGCGGGACTACCTGGACGCGGGCGCCCGCGCGGTCGGCATCGGCTCCCCGCTGCTGCGCGGGGCGGACCAGGACCCGACCGAGCAGGCACTGGAGGCGCTCACCACGAGGGCGCGCACCCTGCTGGACGCGGTACGGGCCGGGGAGGTGGGCGCGTGA
- a CDS encoding carbohydrate ABC transporter permease, which translates to MVFPRRSAVYVLLVGAVVLFLGPFAWLVETALKAPSELRALPIHWWPHHPTLSNFRDALTQIDYLGYARNSLTIATLYAVLVTLASAWAGYGFARLQAPGKRLIFSVLLSTMMLPQVLTLIPTYLLFAKIHLTNTYVPWVLWGLCGAPYLIFLFRQFFSNMPKELEEAAIVDGCGQIRIFWRIFLPQSWPVIATSLILSFSWTWGDYIAPALLLDDAHTTLAVKLAYGYVNEHGSPLPNLVAAGAVMYVVPVLALFLIVQRGFVTGAATSGLK; encoded by the coding sequence ATGGTGTTCCCCCGCAGAAGTGCCGTCTACGTCTTGCTGGTCGGCGCCGTCGTCCTCTTCCTCGGCCCGTTCGCCTGGCTGGTGGAGACCGCGCTGAAGGCTCCCTCCGAGCTGCGCGCGCTGCCCATCCACTGGTGGCCGCACCACCCCACCCTGAGCAACTTCCGGGACGCCCTGACCCAGATCGACTACCTCGGCTACGCCCGCAACTCCCTGACGATCGCCACCCTCTACGCCGTCCTGGTCACCCTGGCCTCCGCGTGGGCGGGCTACGGCTTCGCCCGCCTCCAGGCGCCCGGCAAGCGGCTGATCTTCTCCGTACTGCTGTCGACGATGATGCTGCCGCAGGTCCTCACGCTCATCCCGACCTATCTGCTGTTCGCCAAGATCCACCTCACCAACACCTATGTGCCGTGGGTGCTGTGGGGCCTGTGCGGCGCCCCGTACCTGATCTTCCTGTTCCGGCAGTTCTTCTCGAACATGCCGAAGGAACTGGAGGAGGCCGCGATCGTGGACGGCTGCGGGCAGATCCGGATCTTCTGGCGGATCTTCCTGCCGCAGTCCTGGCCCGTCATCGCCACCAGCCTGATCCTCTCCTTCAGCTGGACCTGGGGCGACTACATCGCGCCCGCCCTGCTGCTGGACGACGCCCACACCACGCTCGCGGTCAAGCTCGCCTACGGCTACGTCAACGAGCACGGCTCGCCGTTGCCGAACCTGGTCGCCGCGGGTGCCGTGATGTACGTGGTCCCGGTGCTGGCGCTGTTCCTCATCGTGCAGCGGGGTTTCGTCACCGGCGCCGCCACCTCCGGGCTCAAGTAG
- a CDS encoding extracellular solute-binding protein produces MPMSSPLDRRRFLALSAGTAVAATGLSACAGSVDNGTKGSGSGKTTLTVMTVENEWDKKTLKAAEESLGMNLNVIIWDATKLNAMLAAKNPPDVVRGFGATETPYFAARGLMTDLDPYFAKSSVLKDSDLDPVNDVWRYDGKKQGAGPRYGMAKDYSQDSMFWYRTDMFEAAKLDAPGETEPISYDEWLDLGKKLVKRRLGKVKVYGLNATGMGVFPQLMGMTASAGGSLFAEDLATVDFSSPEALKALRWYLDYAKADIGPNVVNPNPDGWDGPTYQANRMAMSCNGYWFGGLIGADAKLAEVSRFAPAPQFGGNRVSSCFGATGFWIPRDAKNKDASWKFFEWYFGGKPAQDRAASGWGIPSLKSLRANMPQTSAFQKQAFQVQEQELPHFSVLSFTPYAQQAALEGVLTKVLPGAVKSGTSAGKVADTLNSRMNEQLAQGKELVG; encoded by the coding sequence ATGCCCATGTCATCGCCCCTCGACAGACGGCGCTTCCTCGCCCTCTCCGCCGGAACCGCGGTCGCCGCGACCGGACTGTCCGCCTGTGCCGGCTCCGTCGACAACGGCACGAAGGGATCCGGGAGCGGCAAGACGACGCTCACCGTGATGACGGTGGAGAACGAGTGGGACAAGAAGACCCTCAAGGCCGCGGAAGAGTCGTTGGGGATGAACCTCAACGTCATCATCTGGGACGCCACCAAGCTCAATGCCATGCTGGCCGCCAAGAACCCGCCGGACGTGGTCCGCGGCTTCGGCGCGACCGAGACCCCGTACTTCGCCGCCCGCGGCCTGATGACGGACCTGGACCCGTACTTCGCCAAGAGCTCGGTGCTGAAGGACTCGGACCTCGACCCGGTCAACGACGTGTGGCGCTACGACGGCAAGAAGCAGGGTGCCGGACCGCGCTACGGCATGGCGAAGGACTACTCCCAGGACTCCATGTTCTGGTACCGCACCGACATGTTCGAGGCCGCAAAGCTGGACGCGCCCGGCGAGACCGAGCCGATCTCCTACGACGAGTGGCTGGACCTGGGCAAGAAGCTGGTCAAGCGCCGCCTGGGCAAGGTGAAGGTGTACGGCCTGAACGCCACCGGCATGGGCGTCTTCCCGCAGCTCATGGGGATGACCGCCTCCGCCGGCGGCAGCCTGTTCGCCGAGGACCTGGCCACGGTGGACTTCTCCTCCCCCGAGGCGCTCAAGGCGCTGCGGTGGTACCTCGACTACGCCAAGGCCGACATAGGCCCGAACGTCGTCAACCCCAACCCGGACGGCTGGGACGGCCCCACCTACCAGGCCAACCGGATGGCGATGAGCTGCAACGGCTACTGGTTCGGCGGACTGATCGGCGCCGACGCCAAGCTCGCCGAGGTCTCCCGCTTCGCGCCCGCGCCGCAGTTCGGCGGCAACCGCGTCAGCTCCTGCTTCGGCGCCACCGGCTTCTGGATCCCGAGGGACGCCAAGAACAAGGACGCGTCCTGGAAGTTCTTCGAGTGGTACTTCGGCGGCAAGCCCGCCCAGGACCGGGCCGCCAGCGGCTGGGGCATCCCCTCCCTGAAGTCGCTGCGCGCGAACATGCCGCAGACCAGCGCCTTCCAGAAGCAGGCCTTCCAGGTGCAGGAGCAGGAGCTGCCGCACTTCTCCGTCCTCAGCTTCACCCCGTACGCCCAGCAGGCCGCCCTGGAGGGCGTGCTCACCAAGGTCCTGCCGGGTGCCGTGAAGTCCGGGACGTCGGCGGGCAAGGTGGCCGACACGCTCAACTCCCGGATGAACGAGCAGCTCGCCCAGGGCAAGGAGCTCGTGGGGTGA
- a CDS encoding lactonase family protein has product MPTRPSTGALPLLTGSYTPDSGGEGPGIAALLLDPTTGRTTYDEEVKPLHVSGASFLAAHPTLDVVYSTNETEAGTVSAVARDGDGTGTLAPLGDPMSSGGANPCHLTVHPGGEWLLTANYGSDTAPGTVAVHRLGADGRLLEPTDLVVHQGSGPVAGRQEGSHAHQVLVDPAGRYVLATDLGADAVFTYRLSTLTGTLERIAVNPMSAGSGPRHLAFSPGGDLVFSADELSSTVTCHRYDATDGTLTALSSVPATAAHGVVNQPAGIVASPCGRFVWVTNRGADTVAAFRLTDTTLEPLGEVPAGGTWPRGLTLAAGHLLVANQHSGTLAALRIQDDGTLTQPHPPLPAPSVVCALAL; this is encoded by the coding sequence ATGCCCACACGCCCCTCCACCGGCGCGCTCCCCCTCCTCACCGGCTCCTACACACCGGACTCCGGCGGGGAAGGCCCCGGCATCGCCGCACTGCTCCTCGATCCCACCACCGGCCGTACGACGTACGACGAGGAGGTGAAGCCGCTGCACGTCAGCGGCGCCTCCTTCCTGGCCGCTCACCCCACGCTCGACGTCGTCTACAGCACCAACGAGACCGAGGCGGGGACCGTCAGCGCCGTCGCCCGTGACGGTGACGGCACCGGCACCCTGGCCCCGCTGGGCGACCCCATGAGCAGCGGCGGGGCGAACCCCTGCCACCTCACCGTCCACCCGGGCGGCGAGTGGCTGCTGACCGCGAACTACGGTAGCGACACCGCGCCGGGCACGGTCGCGGTACACCGGCTCGGCGCGGACGGACGGCTGCTGGAGCCGACCGATCTCGTCGTCCACCAGGGCTCGGGCCCGGTCGCCGGACGCCAGGAGGGCAGCCACGCCCACCAGGTACTCGTCGACCCGGCGGGCCGTTACGTCCTGGCCACCGACCTGGGGGCGGACGCGGTCTTCACCTACCGGCTGAGCACCCTCACCGGAACCCTGGAGCGGATCGCGGTGAATCCGATGAGTGCGGGATCCGGCCCCCGCCACCTCGCCTTCTCCCCCGGCGGCGACCTGGTGTTCAGCGCCGACGAGCTGTCCTCGACCGTCACCTGCCACCGCTACGACGCCACCGACGGCACCCTGACAGCTCTGTCCTCCGTACCCGCCACGGCAGCCCACGGCGTCGTCAACCAGCCCGCCGGAATCGTCGCCTCCCCCTGCGGACGCTTCGTGTGGGTGACCAACCGGGGCGCGGACACGGTCGCCGCGTTCCGCCTCACCGACACCACCCTGGAACCGCTCGGCGAGGTCCCCGCCGGCGGCACCTGGCCCCGCGGCCTCACCCTGGCGGCCGGTCATCTGCTCGTCGCCAACCAGCACAGCGGCACGCTCGCCGCCCTGCGGATCCAGGACGACGGCACTCTCACCCAGCCCCACCCGCCGCTCCCCGCCCCCTCGGTGGTCTGCGCGCTGGCCCTCTGA
- a CDS encoding carbohydrate ABC transporter permease: MSTGQITAPGAPSPSGETAARPGPRTPGRAGRRRTSLTTRRAVSFYVFAGPWVLGFLTLTAFPLGYALWLSLTNSDGLSNNSRFVGLDNYREVLSDPEVLSSLARTGVFTAITVPLSIAAGLLLAVLVNQPVRARGLFRTLLYLPAVVPPVGAALTFKLIFDRDSGAANGVLDALNINGVSWLMDPYARWVLITLMLWGCGNAMIISLAGLQDIPKELHEAARMDGANAWQSFIKITVPMLSPVLFFQVITGIIAAVQSFLPLLISLDPTPRGVSAVPEGNYLFMIHVFAQYFANGRYGYASAMLWVLFLIIVAITFLVFRLSKGAVFYSVAPEPDKPSRPRTIGGK, translated from the coding sequence GTGAGTACCGGACAGATCACCGCGCCGGGCGCGCCGTCCCCCTCCGGGGAGACGGCCGCCCGGCCCGGGCCCCGCACCCCCGGGCGCGCCGGCCGTCGGCGCACCTCGCTGACCACCCGCCGGGCCGTCTCCTTCTACGTGTTCGCCGGCCCCTGGGTGCTGGGCTTCCTCACCCTGACGGCCTTCCCGCTCGGCTACGCGCTGTGGCTGAGCCTGACCAACTCCGACGGGTTGTCGAACAACTCCCGCTTCGTCGGTCTGGACAACTACCGGGAGGTCCTGTCCGACCCGGAGGTCCTGTCCTCCCTCGCCCGCACCGGCGTCTTCACCGCCATCACGGTGCCGCTGAGCATCGCGGCGGGGCTGTTGCTCGCGGTGCTGGTCAACCAGCCGGTCCGGGCCCGCGGGCTGTTCCGCACCCTGCTGTACCTGCCCGCGGTCGTGCCACCGGTCGGCGCCGCGCTCACCTTCAAGCTGATCTTCGACCGGGACTCGGGCGCCGCCAACGGAGTCCTCGACGCCCTGAACATCAACGGTGTGAGCTGGCTGATGGACCCCTACGCCCGCTGGGTCCTGATCACCCTGATGCTGTGGGGCTGCGGCAACGCCATGATCATTTCCCTGGCGGGGCTCCAGGACATCCCCAAGGAACTCCACGAGGCCGCCCGCATGGACGGGGCGAACGCCTGGCAGTCCTTCATCAAGATCACCGTCCCGATGCTCTCCCCGGTGCTGTTCTTCCAGGTCATCACCGGCATCATCGCCGCCGTACAGAGCTTCCTGCCGCTGCTGATCTCCCTCGATCCCACCCCCAGGGGCGTCTCGGCGGTCCCCGAGGGCAACTACCTGTTCATGATCCACGTGTTCGCCCAGTACTTCGCCAACGGCCGCTACGGATACGCCTCGGCGATGCTCTGGGTGCTGTTCCTGATCATCGTCGCGATCACCTTCCTCGTCTTCAGGCTCAGCAAGGGGGCGGTCTTCTACTCCGTCGCCCCCGAGCCGGACAAGCCTTCTCGGCCGCGCACGATCGGAGGCAAGTGA
- a CDS encoding LacI family DNA-binding transcriptional regulator, producing the protein MPEQPVRAKLVDVAHAAGVSKATVSKVLNGRQDLSVRPETRRRVHEAAEALGYRPHSGARALAGANTHALALLIPALANPTYVTIARGAYQRARELGYLSLLAEDFDGQEADESFNDLVQEGRVDGLLIASARPGHPLLDALSRSAVPHVFLNRSVEGSGRNVTMDVARSSVTALDHLHGLGHRAIGHIAGPPGITPSEVRKEAFLRYADTLGLDAAPVASGDFTEDGGGSAARELLRPADGDGRPPVTALCTSSLAQAIGAMAAIRDLGLRIPEDVSVVGNDDLPVAAHLNPPLTTVAMPLHELGTAAVDALVATIEGKPTGDVVVPTEPRLVLRGSTARPAARGGTP; encoded by the coding sequence GTGCCGGAACAGCCCGTCCGGGCCAAGCTCGTGGATGTGGCACACGCGGCCGGGGTCTCCAAGGCCACCGTGTCCAAAGTGCTCAACGGCCGCCAGGACCTGTCCGTACGGCCGGAGACCCGCCGGCGTGTCCACGAGGCCGCCGAGGCGCTCGGCTACCGGCCTCACTCCGGGGCCCGGGCCCTCGCGGGAGCCAACACACACGCGCTGGCCCTGCTGATCCCGGCCCTCGCCAACCCCACGTACGTCACCATCGCCCGCGGTGCCTACCAGCGAGCCCGGGAACTGGGCTACCTCTCCCTGCTGGCCGAGGACTTCGACGGGCAGGAGGCCGACGAGTCCTTCAACGACCTGGTCCAGGAAGGCAGGGTCGACGGACTGCTCATCGCCTCGGCCCGCCCGGGTCACCCCCTGCTGGACGCGCTGAGCCGCAGCGCGGTCCCCCATGTCTTCCTCAACCGCTCGGTCGAGGGATCCGGCCGCAACGTCACCATGGACGTCGCCCGCTCCAGCGTGACGGCACTCGACCATCTGCACGGCCTCGGCCACCGCGCGATCGGCCACATCGCCGGTCCCCCCGGGATCACCCCGAGTGAGGTCCGCAAGGAGGCCTTCCTCCGGTACGCCGACACACTCGGGCTGGACGCGGCCCCCGTCGCGTCCGGGGACTTCACCGAGGACGGCGGCGGCTCCGCCGCGCGGGAGCTGCTGCGCCCCGCCGACGGCGACGGGCGGCCACCCGTCACCGCGCTCTGCACCAGCTCCCTCGCGCAGGCGATAGGCGCCATGGCCGCGATCCGCGACCTCGGCCTCCGGATCCCGGAAGACGTCTCCGTGGTCGGCAACGACGACCTGCCCGTGGCCGCGCACCTCAATCCACCCCTGACCACCGTCGCGATGCCCCTGCACGAACTGGGGACCGCCGCGGTGGACGCCCTGGTGGCCACCATCGAGGGCAAGCCGACGGGAGACGTCGTCGTACCGACCGAGCCGCGGCTGGTGCTGCGCGGCTCCACGGCCAGACCGGCAGCACGAGGAGGAACGCCATGA
- a CDS encoding alpha-N-arabinofuranosidase → MSEPGTTPAARFTLDSAFDVGSVNPRLYGSFVEHMGRCVYTGVYEPGHPAADADGLRQDVLELVQELGVTTVRYPGGNFVSGYRWEDSVGPREERPARLDLAWKSTETNEFGLSEFMGFCGKTGMEPMMAVNLGTRGVEDAVRLLEYANHPGGTELSDRRAAHGDKEPYGIRMWCLGNEMDGPWQTGHKTPEEYGRLAAETARAMRQVDPDLELVACGSSSSSMPTFASWEATVLQAAYDLVDYVSLHAYYEEIDGDRDSFLASAVDMEHFIESVVATCDHVRARLKADKRINLSFDEWNVWYQKRPNPHHVEEWQQAPRLLEDVYTVTDSVVFGSLLIALLRHADRVTSASLAQLVNVIAPIMTEPGGPAWRQTTFYPFAQASAYGRGRVLRVEVDSPTYPTARFGDVPLLHATAVIDDATGAVTVFAVNRGQTEALPLSIDLRGVDAHTLVEHLVLADGDPEATNTADRPDRVTPHAALGTGVTDGVLHAELEPLSWNMIRLTPRQD, encoded by the coding sequence ATGTCCGAGCCCGGCACCACGCCCGCCGCCCGCTTCACCCTCGACTCGGCGTTCGACGTCGGCAGCGTCAACCCGCGTCTGTACGGATCGTTCGTCGAGCACATGGGCCGCTGCGTCTACACCGGCGTCTACGAGCCCGGCCACCCCGCCGCCGACGCGGACGGCCTGCGCCAGGACGTCCTGGAACTGGTCCAGGAGCTCGGCGTCACCACCGTCCGCTACCCCGGCGGCAACTTCGTCTCCGGCTACCGCTGGGAGGACAGCGTGGGCCCGCGCGAGGAGCGCCCGGCCCGGCTGGACCTGGCATGGAAGTCCACCGAGACCAACGAATTCGGCCTCTCCGAGTTCATGGGTTTCTGCGGCAAGACCGGCATGGAGCCGATGATGGCCGTCAACCTCGGCACGCGGGGCGTCGAGGACGCGGTACGGCTGCTGGAGTACGCCAACCACCCCGGCGGCACCGAGTTGTCCGACCGCCGCGCCGCCCACGGCGACAAGGAGCCGTACGGCATCCGGATGTGGTGCCTGGGCAACGAGATGGACGGCCCCTGGCAGACCGGGCACAAGACCCCCGAGGAGTACGGCCGCCTCGCCGCCGAGACCGCCCGCGCCATGCGGCAGGTCGACCCCGACCTCGAACTGGTCGCCTGCGGCAGCTCCAGCTCCTCCATGCCGACCTTCGCCTCCTGGGAGGCGACCGTCCTCCAGGCCGCGTACGACCTTGTGGACTACGTCTCCCTGCACGCCTACTACGAGGAGATCGACGGCGACCGCGACTCCTTCCTGGCGTCCGCCGTGGACATGGAGCACTTCATCGAGTCGGTCGTCGCCACCTGTGACCACGTCCGCGCCCGCCTCAAGGCGGACAAGCGCATCAACCTCTCCTTCGACGAGTGGAACGTCTGGTACCAGAAGCGGCCCAACCCGCACCACGTCGAGGAGTGGCAGCAGGCGCCGCGCCTGCTGGAGGACGTCTACACCGTCACCGACTCCGTGGTCTTCGGCTCGTTGCTCATCGCGCTGCTGCGGCACGCCGACCGGGTCACCTCGGCCTCCCTCGCGCAGCTCGTCAACGTCATCGCGCCGATCATGACCGAGCCGGGCGGCCCGGCGTGGCGGCAGACCACGTTCTACCCCTTCGCCCAGGCGTCGGCGTACGGACGCGGCCGGGTGCTGCGCGTCGAGGTGGACAGCCCGACGTACCCCACCGCCCGCTTCGGTGACGTACCGCTGCTGCACGCCACCGCGGTGATCGACGACGCGACGGGCGCCGTCACCGTCTTCGCGGTCAACCGCGGCCAGACGGAGGCCCTGCCGCTCTCGATCGACCTGCGCGGCGTCGACGCCCACACCCTCGTGGAGCACCTGGTGCTGGCGGACGGCGACCCGGAGGCCACCAACACCGCGGACCGGCCCGACCGTGTCACCCCGCACGCCGCCCTCGGCACCGGCGTCACCGACGGCGTCCTCCACGCCGAACTCGAACCGCTGTCCTGGAACATGATCCGCCTGACGCCCCGTCAGGACTGA
- a CDS encoding sugar kinase: MAARDPGPFALGTPLRLGIAGAESNVAVGVSRLGGAATWIGRVGDDELGELVLRELRAEGVTTVAVRDGAPTSLLLKERRTSTHSRTRYYRTHTAGARLTADDIPEDVVAGAAVLHITGITPALGKDPASAVTRAVDIAADAGVTISLDVNFRSLLWSEAEARTVLLPLLRRSDLVFAGPHEAALVVPGADGPEELAQGICDLGPGGAVIKIGADGAYALIDGKPHRQPAVAVQVHDSVGAGDAFAAGYLAELLAGEPPERRLQTAALLGAFAVSTAGDWEGLPRRSELGLLDHHDDNVR, encoded by the coding sequence ATGGCGGCCCGGGATCCCGGCCCGTTCGCGCTCGGCACGCCGTTGCGTCTGGGCATCGCCGGAGCGGAGTCCAACGTCGCCGTCGGAGTCAGCCGACTCGGCGGAGCCGCGACCTGGATCGGCCGGGTGGGCGACGACGAACTCGGCGAACTCGTCCTGCGGGAACTCCGGGCCGAAGGGGTCACCACCGTCGCCGTACGCGACGGCGCCCCGACCTCCCTGCTGCTGAAGGAACGCCGCACGTCCACCCACAGCCGTACGCGCTACTACCGCACCCACACGGCCGGAGCCCGGCTCACCGCCGACGACATCCCCGAGGACGTCGTCGCGGGAGCGGCGGTCCTCCACATCACGGGCATCACCCCGGCGCTCGGGAAGGACCCCGCCTCGGCAGTGACCCGGGCCGTCGACATCGCCGCCGACGCCGGCGTGACCATCTCGCTGGACGTCAACTTCCGTTCCCTGCTGTGGAGCGAGGCCGAGGCCCGGACGGTCCTGCTGCCTCTGCTGCGCAGGAGCGACCTGGTCTTCGCCGGACCGCACGAGGCCGCTCTCGTGGTGCCCGGCGCCGACGGACCGGAGGAACTCGCCCAGGGCATCTGCGACCTGGGGCCCGGCGGGGCCGTGATCAAGATCGGTGCCGACGGGGCATACGCCCTCATCGACGGAAAGCCCCACCGGCAACCCGCCGTCGCGGTCCAGGTCCACGACTCGGTGGGCGCGGGAGACGCGTTCGCCGCCGGGTACCTGGCCGAACTGCTCGCGGGAGAGCCGCCGGAGCGGCGGCTGCAGACGGCGGCCCTGCTCGGCGCGTTCGCGGTGAGCACCGCCGGCGACTGGGAGGGCCTGCCCCGGCGCTCCGAACTAGGACTGCTGGACCACCACGACGACAACGTCCGCTGA